Proteins encoded together in one Acidobacteriota bacterium window:
- a CDS encoding ATP-binding cassette domain-containing protein — protein sequence MTPTLELRQLRKTYRDVVAVDSVSLAVPAGTIFGLLGPNGAGKTTTIRMIMDIIAPDRGEILLEGRARGRTDLNRIGYLPEERGLYRKMTVLDHLAFLGELNGLRRADGLKRGEIWLERLELAEWGKKKVEELSKGMQQKVQIAGTLLHEPALVILDEPFSGLDPINQELFKDLLAEYKTEGRTIVFSTHVMEQAEKLCDHICLISHGRAVLSGELATLKRERGGNAYRLRADGDLARISDLPEVVTSVVVAGEARMLLAAEARGSDVLPRLMEFLTVHEFRSEEPELADIFVQAVRDAA from the coding sequence ATGACTCCGACGTTGGAGCTGCGCCAGCTGCGCAAGACTTACCGCGACGTGGTCGCGGTGGACTCGGTTTCGCTCGCGGTGCCGGCGGGGACCATCTTTGGTCTCCTCGGGCCGAACGGAGCCGGCAAGACCACCACCATTCGCATGATCATGGACATCATCGCGCCGGACCGGGGCGAGATCTTGCTCGAGGGCCGAGCCCGCGGTCGAACCGATCTCAACCGGATCGGTTACCTGCCGGAGGAGCGCGGCCTCTATCGCAAGATGACGGTGCTCGATCACCTCGCCTTCCTCGGCGAGCTCAACGGGCTGCGGCGCGCCGACGGGCTGAAGCGCGGTGAGATCTGGCTCGAGCGTCTCGAGCTCGCCGAGTGGGGCAAGAAGAAGGTCGAAGAGCTTTCCAAGGGCATGCAGCAAAAAGTGCAGATCGCCGGCACGCTGCTCCACGAGCCCGCATTGGTGATTCTCGACGAGCCCTTCTCCGGCCTCGATCCGATCAACCAGGAGTTGTTCAAGGATCTGCTGGCAGAGTACAAGACCGAGGGCCGCACCATCGTTTTCTCGACCCACGTCATGGAACAGGCCGAGAAGCTCTGCGATCACATCTGCCTGATCTCGCACGGCCGGGCGGTGCTCAGCGGCGAGCTGGCGACCCTCAAGCGGGAGCGCGGCGGCAATGCCTATCGCCTGCGGGCCGATGGCGATCTGGCGCGCATCTCCGATCTCCCGGAGGTCGTGACCTCGGTGGTGGTGGCCGGCGAGGCGCGGATGCTGCTGGCAGCGGAGGCCCGGGGCTCCGACGTCCTGCCGCGACTGATGGAGTTCCTCACGGTTCACGAGTTCCGCAGTGAAGAGCCGGAGCTGGCGGACATCTTCGTCCAGGCGGTGCGCGATGCGGCGTGA